The proteins below come from a single Stutzerimonas stutzeri RCH2 genomic window:
- a CDS encoding PepSY-associated TM helix domain-containing protein, producing MRSILVLVHRYIGLATAVFLFLAGITGSILAFHHELDEWLNPEFYHTTSEGPVLAPGTLVERVEQANPRMQVWYMEFPSEPGHAALMALVPRNDPATGKPYDERPVVHYLDAVSGEPVGTRYWGECCFSRKNFVPFILEFHYNLSLPGNWGLWLMGIVAIAWVIDCLVSLVLTFPRGRPFLSKWWTAWKIKRQRMNHDVHRAGGLWLWLLLTPVAVSSVAMNLPEQVFKPVVSLFSPVEASVYEARGRMPNEQLGTTAYDFHQAYDYAMQHAADLGLTEAITELYYSFEYNFYGAGFGEHDSNQGNAWLFFHGTDGRLLGQEIPGQGTLGQQFHLLQPAIHGGRILGLPGRILIAVLGVAIAVLSVTGVVIWWRKRSARRSAAARRDAVMEAEAS from the coding sequence ATGCGTTCGATTCTTGTGCTTGTGCACCGCTATATCGGCCTGGCCACCGCGGTATTCCTGTTCCTTGCTGGTATCACCGGCAGCATCCTGGCCTTCCACCACGAACTGGACGAATGGCTCAACCCCGAGTTCTACCACACCACCAGCGAGGGGCCGGTGCTGGCGCCGGGGACGCTGGTCGAGCGCGTCGAGCAGGCCAACCCGCGCATGCAGGTCTGGTACATGGAGTTCCCCAGCGAGCCGGGCCATGCCGCGTTGATGGCGCTGGTGCCGCGCAACGATCCGGCCACCGGCAAACCCTATGACGAGCGCCCGGTAGTGCACTACCTCGATGCGGTGAGCGGTGAGCCAGTGGGTACGCGCTATTGGGGCGAATGCTGCTTCTCGCGCAAGAACTTCGTGCCCTTCATTCTCGAGTTTCACTACAACCTGTCGCTGCCGGGCAACTGGGGGCTGTGGCTGATGGGTATCGTGGCGATTGCCTGGGTGATCGACTGCCTCGTCTCGCTGGTGCTGACCTTTCCCCGTGGGCGACCGTTCCTTTCCAAGTGGTGGACGGCCTGGAAGATCAAACGCCAGCGCATGAATCACGACGTGCATCGCGCCGGCGGCCTTTGGCTATGGCTGCTGCTCACACCGGTGGCGGTCAGCAGCGTGGCGATGAACCTGCCGGAGCAGGTGTTCAAGCCGGTGGTCTCTCTGTTCTCCCCCGTTGAGGCGAGCGTCTACGAGGCCCGCGGCCGGATGCCGAACGAGCAGCTGGGCACTACCGCTTACGACTTCCACCAGGCGTACGACTACGCCATGCAGCACGCCGCCGATCTGGGCCTGACCGAAGCGATCACCGAGCTGTACTACAGCTTCGAGTACAACTTCTATGGCGCCGGTTTCGGCGAGCACGACAGCAATCAGGGCAACGCCTGGCTGTTCTTCCACGGTACTGATGGGCGTTTGCTGGGGCAGGAGATTCCTGGGCAGGGCACGCTGGGACAGCAGTTCCACCTGTTGCAACCGGCGATCCACGGCGGGCGCATCCTTGGATTGCCAGGGCGCATCCTGATCGCCGTGCTGGGCGTGGCAATCGCGGTGCTTTCGGTCACCGGCGTAGTGATCTGGTGGCGCAAGCGGTCGGCGCGACGGTCGGCAGCAGCGAGGCGTGATGCGGT
- a CDS encoding TonB-dependent siderophore receptor — MRSTALPFSPNRSRALALGIRAALLCLPLASVLPAAALAQSAIQQAVRSYDIPAGPLSSALSRFAGEAGVLLSVDGSLLQDLQSKGLQGQFGVDDGFAALLQGSGLQAVRDSQGNYSLSRRTEQSGAVELQPMTVEGFALGNALGSMEGYNATHSSVATKTSMPLAETSQTVSVVTRQQIEDQGSRSIAQAVRYTPGLMSTPYGATTRYDYVAMRGITDGSVDNLYLDGQKLLGDSGTYSSLQVDPYFIERIDILKGPSSVLYGRSLPGGLVAMTSKKPQKEASRQLQFSYGSHDYKQAAFDFTGPLDDERISYRLVGVAKDADTQVDGIEEQRYAVMPSVSIDFTDDTRLTLLAMLQRDPESGYHGGLPADGTVTSHNGQRISRSFFEGDEDYEKFERDQQMIGYQLEHRFNDVVSARQNFQYLDSTVDSGQVYQYGYVAPGSDELVRYYTGADEALHAWTIDNQLQFLFDTGALSHTLVTGLDYQRRKAKVVYDAAYGLPSVNPYSGAVGAGSPVFYHQYDETRELEQTGLYVQDLISLDNWRFSLGVRQDWVDVSFDHTNDASYGDQSDSAKLEQFTGRVGVLYAFDNGLSPYASYSESFNPNATAAYNANGSGGFDITLLDPTEGEQYEVGVKYQPLGTDDLYTISYFDLKQSNLANKDSNENFYRAVGELTSKGVEVEARLRPIEQVNLIASYTYMDVEYSKDFTGAAGVNNRGNTPNAVARNMASLWTDYTFDQGPLAGLQVGGGARYFGKSWADAENTLRIPSYTLYDAMLGYDLSRVGLQGVGVRLNLNNLTDEKYVAACNSLSQCYYGESRNVMATVTYDF, encoded by the coding sequence CGTTTTGCTGGCGAGGCGGGGGTGTTGCTCTCGGTGGACGGCAGCCTGCTACAGGACCTGCAAAGCAAAGGGCTGCAAGGCCAGTTCGGCGTCGACGACGGTTTCGCCGCGCTGCTGCAGGGCAGCGGCCTGCAGGCCGTGCGTGACAGCCAGGGCAACTACTCGCTGAGCCGTCGCACCGAGCAGAGCGGTGCCGTCGAGCTGCAACCGATGACCGTCGAAGGCTTTGCCCTGGGCAACGCGCTGGGCTCGATGGAAGGCTACAACGCCACCCACAGCAGCGTGGCGACCAAGACCAGCATGCCGCTGGCGGAGACCTCGCAGACCGTATCGGTGGTTACCCGCCAGCAGATCGAGGATCAGGGGTCGCGCTCCATCGCCCAGGCGGTGCGCTACACGCCGGGCCTGATGAGCACTCCGTATGGCGCCACCACCCGCTACGATTATGTCGCCATGCGCGGCATCACCGATGGCTCAGTGGACAACCTTTACCTCGATGGGCAGAAGCTGCTCGGCGACAGCGGCACCTACAGCAGCCTGCAGGTCGATCCTTACTTCATCGAGCGCATCGACATCCTCAAGGGACCGTCCTCGGTGCTCTATGGCCGCAGCCTGCCCGGCGGCCTGGTGGCGATGACCAGCAAGAAGCCACAAAAGGAAGCCAGCCGCCAGCTGCAGTTCTCCTACGGTAGCCACGACTACAAGCAGGCCGCGTTCGACTTCACCGGCCCGCTGGACGACGAACGCATCAGCTATCGATTGGTGGGCGTGGCCAAGGATGCCGATACCCAGGTTGATGGCATTGAGGAGCAGCGCTATGCAGTGATGCCCTCGGTAAGCATCGATTTCACCGATGACACCCGCCTGACCCTGCTGGCGATGCTGCAGCGCGATCCGGAGAGCGGCTACCACGGTGGCTTGCCGGCCGATGGCACGGTCACCTCGCACAACGGTCAGCGCATCTCGCGCAGCTTCTTCGAGGGCGACGAGGACTACGAGAAGTTCGAGCGCGACCAGCAGATGATTGGCTATCAGCTCGAGCACCGTTTCAACGATGTCGTTTCGGCGCGGCAGAACTTCCAGTACCTGGACTCCACCGTGGACTCGGGGCAGGTTTATCAGTACGGCTACGTGGCCCCAGGTTCCGATGAACTGGTGCGCTACTACACGGGGGCCGACGAAGCGCTTCACGCCTGGACTATCGACAACCAGTTGCAGTTCCTCTTCGATACCGGCGCACTCAGCCACACCCTGGTGACCGGCCTCGACTACCAGCGGCGCAAGGCCAAGGTGGTTTACGACGCAGCCTACGGCCTGCCCTCGGTCAATCCCTACAGCGGTGCCGTAGGTGCGGGCAGCCCGGTGTTCTATCACCAGTACGACGAAACGCGCGAGCTGGAGCAGACCGGTCTTTATGTGCAGGATCTGATCAGCTTGGACAACTGGCGCTTCTCCCTGGGGGTTCGCCAGGACTGGGTGGATGTGTCCTTCGACCATACCAATGACGCGAGCTACGGCGATCAGTCCGATAGCGCGAAACTCGAGCAGTTCACTGGTCGTGTCGGCGTGCTCTACGCCTTCGACAACGGCCTGTCGCCCTACGCCAGCTATTCCGAGTCGTTCAATCCCAATGCCACTGCGGCCTACAACGCCAACGGCAGCGGCGGCTTCGACATTACCTTGCTCGATCCTACCGAGGGTGAGCAATACGAAGTGGGTGTGAAGTATCAGCCGTTGGGCACCGACGATCTCTACACCATCTCCTACTTCGACCTGAAGCAATCCAACCTGGCGAACAAGGATTCCAACGAGAACTTCTACCGTGCGGTCGGCGAGCTCACCTCCAAGGGTGTGGAAGTCGAAGCGCGCCTGCGGCCCATCGAGCAGGTCAACCTGATCGCCAGCTACACCTACATGGACGTCGAGTACTCCAAGGACTTCACCGGTGCCGCCGGCGTCAACAACCGCGGCAATACGCCGAATGCGGTGGCGCGCAACATGGCTTCGCTGTGGACCGACTACACCTTCGATCAGGGGCCGCTGGCCGGTCTGCAGGTGGGTGGTGGTGCGCGTTACTTTGGCAAGAGCTGGGCGGACGCAGAGAACACCCTCCGCATCCCGTCCTACACCTTGTATGACGCGATGCTCGGCTACGACCTGTCCCGCGTAGGGCTGCAGGGGGTTGGCGTGCGCCTGAACCTGAACAACCTCACCGACGAGAAATACGTCGCCGCGTGCAACAGTCTGAGCCAGTGCTATTACGGCGAGTCGCGCAATGTCATGGCTACCGTGACCTACGACTTCTGA